The region CCTCCTTGCCGATGCCGTCACCGGGAATGACGGCGATCCGGTGGCTGGTCACGGCGCCTCCCGAAGCGCTGCGAGGCCGCCCTGCGAGTCCGCGAGTGCGATGCGCTCCGCGGTGGTGGAGTCGCCCGCGCGTAGCGCCCGGACCAGGGCCCGGTGACTGCTGTATCGCTCCAGGCCGAACGTGTCGTCCTCGGCCACCCGTTGCAGAAGCAGCTCGCGGCGCTGCGGGCGGGAGAACACGCGGCTCTGTTCGAGCATCCGGACCAGGACGGGGTTGTGCGCGCAGGCGCTGACCGTGTCGTTGAACTGCTGCATGGTGTCGAGCAGCTCGGTGAGGTGCCGCTCGACCGGACCGCCCTGCGCGGCCCGCTCCTTGAGAAGGATCAGCAGGTCGTCGGCGCGGTCGAGAATGGCGTCGAGCGCGTCGAGCTGCTCGGCGGTGGCGTGTCGGGCGGCGAAGCGGGCGACGAGGCCACGCAGACCGACCTCCACCTCCGCGAGGTCGTCGATGGCGGCGTCGCGGATGGCGGCCACCAGCACGGTACGCGGCCCGATGCGCTCGATCAGCCCGTCGAGCTCCAGCCGGCGCAGGGCCTCGCGGACCGGTGTCGGGCTGACCGCGAGCCGCTCGGCCATGCCGCGCTCGGTGACCTTC is a window of Micromonospora sp. WMMD961 DNA encoding:
- a CDS encoding GntR family transcriptional regulator — protein: MTTAGTLADQAYRQVRTAIANGELAPGEKVTERGMAERLAVSPTPVREALRRLELDGLIERIGPRTVLVAAIRDAAIDDLAEVEVGLRGLVARFAARHATAEQLDALDAILDRADDLLILLKERAAQGGPVERHLTELLDTMQQFNDTVSACAHNPVLVRMLEQSRVFSRPQRRELLLQRVAEDDTFGLERYSSHRALVRALRAGDSTTAERIALADSQGGLAALREAP